CAAATTTTGGTACAAAGGCCACCTCAGCCCTACACTATCTCATAAGATTTTTGGGGACTTGATGGACAGATTGTTTGGAGGGTCTGGGATACCTCCTAACAATCCCAGCTTTCATGCGACGGTCCCGATTTTCAGGGTCTGCCCTACTGTCCTGGGTAGCTGCCCCACCATCTCAGTTTTGAGGAGTATAGGCTGGTTGGGGATATCCTCTGATCTCATCTGACCGGCCCAAGGAGGTGTTAAATCAATGGTGGTCAAGTTGGTCAACACAGGTTCTTTAAGGTGAGGTTCATGAAGATGAAGAAAGTTAACTCAAGTCATAATATAATTACATCCCCTTGTAAATGTATTAGCCACATCATCTTACCATGGAAAACATGCTCAAAGCCTGAAGAATCCAAAGGACCCCTAGTACGCGTGTACAGTCCAAACCACATCTCCTTTAAGTCAGCCTTAAAACTGTCCACTGAGGTGTAATAACCTGTTAACAAGACAAATCTCAGAAACGGCAACGGACAGAACTTTTTCCGCGATTAACACCCCACAGACTACTATACCAAGGGCTGGACTGCAAAAGAAAGGCAGCCACCTGGGGCGCCTTAATCAGGAGGAAGGGAAATGCAGGGTCTGTTGATGCTGAGTGTCAGGATATTATGTGGTATCCTggcactcagcactgaagccagaCAAACTGCAAGGAAACACCTATTGTGTCAGGTCTTACCCTGTTATAGGCAACAAAAACCATTTGTGAGAATCAGTCCAGGTTGGATATTGATATATTCTGTAACATATTATTGTACATTATTGTTGACAATGAGTGGAAGAATGTAAAAGCTATTCCAAAGTAACAATAAACTTTATGAACTtctcaggggggggggcagtaaaaagaaaaatgtacaatGCCCTCACAATTATGTTATGAAGAACACTGAACAGTTCCATATAAAGTTAGATAAAGTGTATtgctttacataaaacatttaactaTGGGGAAAAAGGAACATGAGGCAACATTGCTTTTACatgtgaaaaatataataatgagtaGTACATAGAATGTCTGAATCCACCATGATTTACAGGtctaaaatgaaaacatgtacGTGAATTGCTGCCGATAGCATTACTTTGATGTCTAATTCCCTGCCACAGTGGATTCAGCTAGGATCTTTAACACCTTCCTATGGTGTCTAGGGACAGTGTAGGAATTTCACTAAACAGTAGCTCTGCAGGACATGCTGCGGTTGTATGTGCTTTGTATACAAGCTATCTAAAAAGAGATagctatatatatctatagcatACACATGCAATTAATTACAAGCTTACAAGCTTGCAATTGGCTATAACAAGTCTCCATTATGTGTGTTCTCTAGTATCCATGAGTGCAGTGAACAGATAAACAGCTGCTTAGGACATTGAAGGTTGTTTATAAAAAGTGACCTTgatgcaaagttttaaaagtggtaGTATCGCTTTAGCAACAGATTGAATGATCCAATCAGAGGAAACCTTCCATTGTTTGCTAAGGTGATAAACCAACTTTTCAAATGCACCAAggtcactttttatacataatccaATAATGGGGTCCCTCTTAGGGGAAGAAAGAAGGAGATGAAAGTGTTACAGTCATTTGTTACCAATTCattataatgtaatttaaaacattgtttatagCAGAACAAAATCAGGTAACCACTGGCCTTAGGATCTATACTTTGTACTACTGTCAAATTTGATTTCAAAGTGAAGCTTCACCTTTGGAGATGAGGAAATTAGACAATGTGGTTATGACTGAGGTTCTGAAGATCTCGTCTATGAAGGCGGTTTGTTCCTGCAGCTCTGTACTAGAAACGGACTCTGCTGTCCCTGTTGTCTTGGCATAATTGTCAAGCAGATTGAGAAGGCGGGCAAAGGTTGGGCGGGCAAACAGCTTGGCTTCGTTGACATAGCTAAACAGCCTAAAAAAAGCATCCATTtattacaaaaagcaaaaaacatgaaTGCAGAAAGAAGAGGCAAATAGAATAGAATTCTATGATTAAATTGAGTACCACAGATGCTGGACCACTACAGCATTTAATCTTAGATATGTAAAGAATACTACATATTCCCAATTTAAATGGCAGATAAAATTCAATCTAATTGAATGTGTTGTGCTGGCAGAACTGCTCAAACTGATGTCCTTCTTAAGACATTAAAGGTTTAAAAATGACTTCTCACCCATTTTAAAATTTCTAGTGGTTGTCCCTCCTCTATGGTTCAGTTTACCCTGTCTTATAGTAGAGGAGCAGGGGAACTGTAAACTGGAAAACAGAGGGCTTCCACAGAAAATTCCAAAACTAGCCTTAAAGCTCTATGAATCAATGTATCCTGTGCAAGAAGTGCTTGTGGCATTACATAAGACGTCTTGAGACTGCTCATGATGtacattaaattaatatatgtttAGAACTCCTTTCCTTTCTGCCTTCACATCTAATTTGTTGCCACCAACATAGCGGGAACTCTTTGGCCAAGCCATTGAGCTTCTAGGTATGTCAGGCTATTTTTGGTCATTGCTCAAACATCTTCAATGACCTGTAATCCATCATTCACAAAGGAGATCCTGTATATACAAGTCGACAGCCCCTGGGAAGCCGATTGGTGGGTGCCAATTCTTAGAAGCTGGGGTGGGGGTTTGCTGTCCTGAGCAATGTTGCAAGGTCTTCTGATTTTTAGCCCTCATTAAGGTTTGCATAGACGTAGGTACACAACTTGTTTTGAGGCATGTTAAGAGCATTGAATGTGGCATTCAGGCTGCAGGGAAAGATACCGATATCCTTCAGCTGCAACCTTTCCCAGACTGTTCCTGAAAGGAGCTATGTTTGTAAAAGGAAAATAGTTGTCAACCTGCTATGACCCTGCTTATAATCCAGTCACTTGTCTCCTGTTCCCATCAGGCAGGGCTATATCTAGTCACAATATAAGAGTGAGAGAACCTACCACTCATGCTGTCTTATAATGTCAGTCTCTGTGTAGATATTGAAAACAAGTTAGGTCCCAGGTTTATAACACATGGCACACTCCAAACTTCATCTGAGGCAGGTGCACCTGCAGAGACCCCCAGTTCTCCGAACGGATCCACAGGAAAATGGGCACAAAAACCACAGTACTCCACTCCTCAAAATCAGCTCTGTGGTCTGTTTACGTTCGGTGTTTGCTGTATTCTACAGCATTGCAAAGCTTTCAAGGAGTGGAGTGCTGTTGTTTCTGTGGCCGTTTTTCTGTGGATCTATCTGATCACAAGCCCTGATCTAACATGATATCTGCACACTTGCACTCCAGCTTCATGAAACAAAAGAGCATAGAATCCAAAGTAATCCAAAATAATCTTTAGCAGATTTCTCATTGTATTCTTTCCTCTtaatgtttctttgtgctttgACAAAGTCCCTGCTTTTATGACAAGTgtttcccagaaaaaaatgaaatgctacaacattttacataataaaaaatgtttttaggaaGGGTTTATGAAATTAGACAGAAATCATGGAAAAAGCAGCATGTTGAAAACAAAGGTACAGCCATAGGTAATGTCTtgcataatatttataattagttgatttagacaattgtatgaaTCAGTATCTGGTTTCAACTACCAAGTATTATAAATGTTCAAAAAGATTAACTGCACAGCATGTTAAAACTAAAAGCTTCAAATGCTGATATAGCTAGCTACAGCCaagtaaaaatgcattattttagggTAATTTAGTGCTTTGCATTATTGTCAATCTACAAATTCTAGCTATGCTACAACATATCACTTTTTCATAAATGGGAGTTTATAAAGTAggtttatttttcacatttcagTAATtcctttgtgtgtgtatatataatatatgaaacaatatatatatagatatataagaCCCAAAGTCAAGTAAAATTGAGGTCTTACAACagtgagaaaaaaattaacaatacgATCCATTCATATCTACTATTTTCAGCTTACTTTTGGCTGGAAAAATCCTGTCCTGAGCTGGTCTGGGAGCTGGATGCTCTATACTGCAGGTTCAGAGTTATGTCAGCATTCGTGGCTCTGTTTACATCTGCCGCATACAACTGCTCAGAGATAGTTGTAATCTCAGAATTGGTAGCAGAAAATAGTGATTTGCCATTATTCTGTCCTAGTAAGAAATAAAAGATTACAAAGaattatttaagaaatatacaatttaacGCCCCGAGAAAGATGAGCTAGAATTACCATACCATATGTGCTGTAACCAGAAAATATAAACCTTTAACACCCTGTCACGtccaaaaaataaagtgaaaaaactgagaaatcaaaaataagttaaaaaaagtaaaaaatacttCCCTATTTTACACTGCCGCTGCCCAACAAAACAGTCCTCTCAGTGTTCGgaaaacatacagaaacagcaatcggggcgcatgtgtatatagtaaaaagagaaaatatatctGATAGTGTTATAACGTTTGTGAAAATCAATATGTGTAATGAgtatatgcactcacaaactTAGCTGGTAAAAGAGGCTCTTCAAGGGTAAAAACCGATTccttattctttaaaatctatAGATATAGAAATGTAAACAACCACATAGTGCAGTAACTTCCTGTGATGTAGTAATCAGATGTGAATGCAACAGAATGGTTGAATTCCGCTAATACAGCGGATTATTTTGAattgttctcctgaggaagcccacTAAGAGGCGAAACACGTTGAGACAGTGACCACACAGAGGAGGATTGGTATTTCCTGACCAGAGACACGTATCCACGTGAAGactaccttttcttcttctgaaagTTGAACACGCCATTTGAATTCAACCATTCTGTAAGTGCATTCACATTTGATTACTACATCACAGGAAGTTACTGCACTATGTGGTTGTTTTCATTTCTATATCTatagattttaaagaatatagAATCGGTTTTTACCTTTGAAGGAATTATAGTAGCTtcatgaaaagtaaaaaaaaaaagcaaaaaatattccACAAGTTGAGCATGCCCCTGAATGATAAGGGATACTTGCTTTTAACTCATTAAGCTCTGtattattataagtattattacagtataaGTATTAATACAGAATTAAATACTGTAAAATCTCACATATAAtaaatttttgtaattatgacAGCATGTGCGTATATTATTTAGGACTTGGGTCCTAAATAATATGACCTCTATGTAACATTATTCTAAAGATTTTGTCCCTAAGTAAGTATGCATAGTACCCATGAGATATTCTGGTATTTATCTCTATTCTACTAACTATAATATGTATGCCAGTTCTATAATATTCTATAGTATTCATGCCAGGATTCAGCAATCAAGCAGTAAAATCCAATTTTAAAAAGTACTTGCAGAAAATATAAGCAATTTACAAAATAGAGAAAGCTTTGAGAAAAGAAGTAATTGCCCTCTAtgatatgtaaaattatttatagttatttaGTCCATCAGTACTGTAGAATACCACAGATATGTTACTCTACTGAATGGTCTACTTTCATACTTCACCGTTAAGACATTTTCTTTCAGTTTACTGTTAAATCCTGTAAAGAAAAGGTTACTGTATACTCAGTCTTACCAGCCCTAGGCAGGCGTGCTGCAAGAACCACACAGGGTAAGAGCAACAGCACAATACATATGTTCTTCATGGTGGACCAACAGGAACAGAAATgagtctgcacaatgtgcttttaTAGTGTTAGTGTGATGAAGGGGGCGGTAGGGACACAAAATCAGCAGGTCACACAGCCTCGATGAACTGCACTGCCGATGTGATAATGTCTAAAGAACTTACTGAACCTAATTACCTTTTTCATCTTATTTAACACATTGGTTACAGGGCTACAAAAACAAACCTGCATTTATAAAGTAACTTAAAACTAAATGTGTGAGGCAAAAAGGACAAAAGGATCAAAACACCTTCTACAGTAGATCCCATAACGCTGTTACAATAAGAgattgaaaaataacattaaaaactgacaataacattatttatgttaacaatatacattaacacGTCTTGGTATAGGAGAAGAGAGCCTTGgtcttgtgagtttacaataCATTACATTTCTATTTCATTTAAGAACAAATGTGTCTTGTTTACTATTTAGATTAACAAGAAAAATCActggcaccaaaaaaaaatgaaaacaaagtctTTATAGAAATCGTACAATTCCCCAAGTGTCTGCAGTTGCTCTAGCTGGAGGTTCgttaatataaacatttaaattagaTTAAGAGCAAAATACTGCATCAATAAGAATATTAACTGAAAGGGTCATGTTTTCCAAGGAAACATTGTTTGTTGCACTGGTTTATGTTCCAATGGAATCAAGGAAGCTATGGTGACGCCTGGCATGATCccgatttaaataatttaagtgAGGGAGCGTGAAATGTGGAAAAATGTTTGCATGAAATGCCCACAGTATATCGTTGGTGGAGGTGGATGTTATATCAGTGCTGGCAAAAGAAGCTCCTACCCCGAGATTAAGCCACCTCAAGGCTACCTCCACAACTGCCCATTTTCCCCACTTAATTTGTTTCAATTATCTTACAGATCCATGTGTACCAGGGTTGTGAGAGGCACAAGAATTGCAGCGGAAGTTAAGGAATACTGAGGGGAACAGATCTATATTTTCTCTGCTTCCTCGAGCAGTTTCTTCTGTAATACGGGCTCAATGGAGTCTTCTGTTTTCTTCCTAAAATGCCCTTTTTGTGTGTCCAGAAGTGAATGAGTGCATCTGGGgaatacacttttatttttgctattaTAGGAACCCTCATGGAAGTTGAGATAAGTATGTAACATACTTGCAAAAATAATATTCTCAATGTTCCTTCCTTTATTCTCATCAAAGATTTTCCAGCATGGGTAGAGGTTTTTTTACAAAGCAACTGGTTAGAAAAATGCCCCtcttcttatattcaaggttttcttataatccaacctcaattaaaggtctgaatataagactaagatccagatactccacagtgctgcaggggacctggatcctcctctctggcagctggtggatgtCTGATACGCGttgacaacctctgctgctgcctggcaCTTTCGCCTGGGCTTcagcgccggcgtgacatgaccttctggtgctccgtCGTAGAAGCCCCGGACGGCAACAGAGGTTGTCTAGATGCATCACACAGACGTCCACCCACTGCCTCCAAGGAGTATGGGGAGAcaagtcgggggggcagagtggcatatctagagggcagagtggcaagccagggcagatgtgcataactggggggcatgttggtaaataaaataaaaacaagaaatgcattttcctcaattataattgtttttattaaatatgaaaaattcctatagggtagtcttatattcaagctttttcttttttttaaattaatatgtaaattTAGAAGGGGTCAAGCAATTTGTTGTCAacgcccacatttactctcggTCTCTAACATCCTCACTCTTATATCTGTTGACTCTCTCATCCTCTCTgaatatctccctaccttctctgccaagcGCTTCTGCATCCTTTTGTTCTCCTCtcgtctctcttttttcttagtccgcatctctgcagacataatcCCCCCAAAGCACCCCCCCCCACGGCAAACTTTTGGCCAAAGTTCATAAGGGGTTATCTCAGGGCAAAACGGGAGGTCATGTCCGCGGAGATCGGacgaagagagaaaagagaagaacaagaagatgtgagaCACAGAAGTAGACTTGCGAGGcatggaagtggtcagcaaaAAAGGTAGTGGGAGGGAGTGCGAGTGATTCATACAattattgtgtgtttataaaCAGACAGTGATAATGAGgttatatttctaaatatttggCTATATGGATGGCATCATTGATAAAATTGTCTTAAAGAATAAGTGAGTACGGTGTGTGCTTTTCTTGGCAAATAGATGAATAGATATTAGGATGTATTTGTAAACTGTCATTGGTGCTTGACTATATATCTATGATATCCAGGAACAATAGTTTTCATGTGTTCCAAAGATGGGCCTAATTCAAATAGcctaaaggaaaataaaatattctgtgcTCAGCTTTTACTTTTGGCTTGTCCACCTTGGTGGTATACACGCTGGAATAACTGGAACATGGTTTTGCTTCTGACAATGTCCCTTTTTTAGGGACAACTAAGATTCTAGGCAGAAAGGGTATGTTTTCCTGATGACCAATAGTCAAGTAAAAAACTACCAAAAAAATCACTTTGGTGGTCCAATGCATCATGCTTGAAGCAGCtcatcagtggcaggaaagtgcttccattgaaataaatgggaATACTTTATGCACATGGCCGGGGAGAGTTTTGTTAGAACCTCACTCCCAGAATGGTCGCctagccagtgctggagctgactgtcagtaagtatatcatgtggcAGGAGATGTTTTGCAGAACACATAGCCTGATTCAAAGGGGGGCatagaaaggagcaaatgcatatagggAGATTCTACAGAATCACCCAAGCATTTACCAGGAGACCACCCTTCTTGCATATGATGGCTTGAGTGAATCTTTAACTGCAAAGTAAGACTAGTTTGGTCCTACTTCTGAACAAGGAAGCATGTGTTATGTCTATGGGACCCTAAGGAGCTGCTTAACTTTCTTACTTGGTAATGCCACCTTTGCTGATATttctttatagaaaaaaaacagttgcatGATTTGTAAAATTACTAATGtttgaatataaatatttgactataaaagtatttttagcAGGCTACACAATAAAAATGCAGAGGAATATTATTTGAGTGTGATTCCCGAGGCCCACTATAAATGAATTCAAAACACTAATTTAAAACGGTTTTATTGTGACGCTAGTTCTTTGTGCCATAGactgttttttggttttttttgccataGACTGAAACCGACTTGCTTGAACTATGTCCTCATGAATTACAATATTAGATTACTCTGTCAAAAACATCTGTTCTATTCAGGGATAAAAAATAGCTAtgaatttacttatttttatcttACTACTGGAGAAAAATGTTTACTGTGTTTTTATCTTGGTACTTTCCACTACAGTTTGTTGATTGCATAGGTGCCAAAACTCCTGTGGCAGACAACAACCAGGGTTAAGTCCCAGCTGTTGTTTGTTCTGGCAAATGTATGTATTGGGACTGTCCTCGACTTAGAATGCACACTGCCATAATTCTATTGTATCTTGCTATATGCATAGGTATCAcctttaaatttacttttttccctTGCAAACGCATGCATCACActtcccccatatgcatttgctctgTTTCCTCACCACTCAATGTCTAGGCATTACAGGATATGCATTTGGTCGAATGCATCTCATGTGCTATAGTGAGAAGACACAGATACTTGCCAGTCATCTCCAGTGCTGGATCACATGAGTTCTGCAGAGGGTCTATGTGCAGAAAGTGATGCCTCTGATTTCAAGAGGAGCAATCTCCtgtcagtaataataataatcattcttattattattctatataatattCTGAGTGGTAGAAGGAAAACTCAGTGAGGGTAGTTGAGTAACAGGGACCTTGCACAGTTTGGGCAAACAACATCATGCATGCTCTCTCAGCCACACAGACACCATTAATCAGCCACAGATATCACTCTTAGCCACATGCACCACTTTCAACCATGCAGATTAATTTTCTATATTAGTGCCTGTGTTTTAAGAATTACTTCTAGGAAGGCTTTGGACATTCAGCAGTACAAGAACTGATGTTTGTAATGAGTACAATAATTACAATTGTGCATTTCTCCACCCACTTTATTATATAAactttcatatttttgttatatacacTAAGGATTAATACAATGAATCAACCTGCTTTTATTTGTGATCTTGAAGATGTTTGTCTTATAATGCTCAGGTTGCATTgttattactagacttgtgcattcgtattcgggcgaacattaAAACGAACACGAAAGGTTGCATGTGGTTGTATGGTATAAATGTTTGTAACCAACTGTaaccaataataaataaatgacaactGAAACAATTTTGGATGAACaaaggccgtggtcttttatttagcttatataCCAATTTATTATACAATAACCATACAATCAGAACAATTTGTATCAACAAGTATCAAACCAAACAgcaactcttggcccaaaccacagAGTAATCAAATAATTTAAACCAGGCCAACTGCCCCAAAGCCGTTCAGCCTgacacctataaaaaaaaaacccattgttCACTCCCTTTGCAGAGAGCAACTTAACTCCGATAAAAGCCacgacaaataaaacaatattcactcttttttttttaataagctttttttttttttatatataaataaaatgggaGGGCGGGCGGGCGACAattcagcagctcttccatgctgctCCCCATGGCCTTGCTGAAAACCGCCGCTCACCAGACTCTAAGGTCAGTGCAGTCGGTTAGCGCACGCCAGGGGTAAGTGAAACGGTTaagctacacaaagcataaaaaatgctttccacaatggtttgttgtttgtgtattttcccccttgtgtattgatccCCCGCCAGGTCCCccctttagttttaatatattaccaccacacacccttgtgtattgccccatatgtatttgtgcccccaCCCAGCCACCTTTGTTCATGTACACCCCCAcactcttgtgtattgatttatatgatgtccccagccagcccccttagtattgatttatgtgatgtctcCAGCCCCCCtcacttgtgtattgatgcccctttttgtactggttaatgtgtacccatgtgtattgcccacagccacccacccccttttgtgtattgatttatgtattatttaattgttgGGCCAAGGCAGCCcacccctttgaatatgggtccccttccaccctaatttttttttaatacttacttttttgctgGCTTCTTCCCTtgcagactgctctcctccAACATGTTCTTCTCCCTGTCACAAGGAACTCTTCGGCTCATCGCATCTttaaaggggcgggacgaagagcctcactgaggcaatGGGCGGCATGGTGCAGGCACGCTGggcgctttaaaatcattaagcggccggCGGAGGCACTCTAAAACTTGCACCCATCTCGACTGCAATAGCATCTTGGTGAGCCGGAGCCGGACCacagaccgtatctccagaagaatAAAGATactttggagaaagttcagagaaaggCTACTAAAGTGGTTCATGGATTGCAGGATAAAATTTTACCATGAAAGGTTAAATGATCCTAACATAtttagcctggaagaaagacgtgacgggGGGAtatgaatggttcttatctgctgtcactttctatgtttctatgtcactaaatattatattgttcTATGAACGTTAACATAATTATCCTGATATTGTGCAGTCTTCTGGATATACATtggtgtgaaaaagaaattacGCTGTTTTTGAattctattgttttacatatcaggacataataacaatcatctgttccttagcaggtctaaaaattaggtaaatacaacctcagatgaacaacgcATGACATTTTACACAGtctcatgatttattcaacaaaaataaagccaaaatggagaagccatgtgtaaagtccacccttactgcttccataggaatcaaatgcccttgattaagtGATGATTAGCAAGTgcgaccacctctataaaagcggaatttttagcagtttgctggtctagAGCATCCAGgtatgtgttaacacaatgccaaaaaggagagacatcagcaatgatcttagagaggCAATTGCAACACCTtagatcttagagaagcaatatGAAAAAAGACAGAGGGAGCAGTGAATTCTCCCAAGCACTGGTAAGGGAGGCCCCACAAAAAATTAAAGAGACCCCTCACCTGTCACTTGAATTAAAGTCTGCACCTTTAAATGTAAGACAACAAAAAACACTGGTCTTTAGATTATCAAATTAAATTACAAGATTCAACAgtaatgctgatttttgcttaaaatggcacacattttataaatgtaaatgtaatattaaaatgtacaaataataaaacagcttAGATTTGAGCCTTGTTTGTACAATGTACATCATGAAAGTTGCTGCCACCTAGTGAATATAGAGTTTATTGCAGCTCATAACCCAAATTACAGTAGATAATCTTATTTGACAAATATAGCAAAGTCCAAAAAGTCTGAGTGAGGAACATCACAGCAAGCAAATGCATACAattgtatacaaaaaatatcttGCCATATATACACTTCACAGAACACATGATTACAACCAATGACACATAACTGTAAGCACAAACCACGCTGGAAATATACCTAAAAATCACTGGCAATATAGTTAATGGCACTCTGGCTCCTGGTACCACTTGACCATGTCGCAGTaggatgtgtgactgtgtttctTCACGTGATCACTGGAGTGTTAACTGATCCCTGCTGATAAGTAggataagttaaaaaaaaaacaaaaaaccacatACTGGTAATGAGTTTCAGTGTTGATCCTGTCATGTTAAAtgtacagttgtgctcaaatgTGTGCATACCCTGGCCGAAATTgtaaaatgttggcattgattttgaaaatatgactgatcacatgactgatttatttaaaactactgatcatatgaagccatttaaTTTTCACATTGATGTTTGGCTCCTTTTTTAATCATAGTGATAACAGATATTACCCAAATGGCCCAAATCAAGTTTACATACTCTTGActgtttggccttgttacagacacacaatgTGACAcacacaagttaaaatggcaattaatttaattttcatgccatggggagcagaaaagaactgtcaaaagacagtaacaaggtaatggaactttataaagatggaaaaggatataaaaagatatccaaagccttgaaaatgccagtcagtactgttcaatcactGGAAAGtttggggatctcttgataccaagccaaggtcaggtagaccgagaaagatttcagccacaactgccagaagaattgttctggatacaaagaaaaactcaCAGGTAACCTTAGGAGAAATATgggctgctctggaaaaaggCAGTGTGATTGTTTCAAGAAGTACAATAC
This sequence is a window from Spea bombifrons isolate aSpeBom1 chromosome 2, aSpeBom1.2.pri, whole genome shotgun sequence. Protein-coding genes within it:
- the LOC128473532 gene encoding uridylate-specific endoribonuclease D-like, giving the protein MKNICIVLLLLPCVVLAARLPRAGQNNGKSLFSATNSEITTISEQLYAADVNRATNADITLNLQYRASSSQTSSGQDFSSQKLFSYVNEAKLFARPTFARLLNLLDNYAKTTGTAESVSSTELQEQTAFIDEIFRTSVITTLSNFLISKGYYTSVDSFKADLKEMWFGLYTRTRGPLDSSGFEHVFHGEIHSGKISGFHNWVQLYLQEKSGQVNYLSYSADGAWTSYPDVYGFQFKWSTYLKTLGSFFLGSSPEFDVAMFTLCYVTRPDSLCTVKYGGITLQIQTWTWANSSYGNGKRYVASAYPSV